The Desulfobulbus propionicus DSM 2032 DNA segment CAACGTCTTTGTCGAATACCTGCGCTCGTCGCTCAACGACGTGGTGATCATCAATCCGGGCGAGCATTTCGTCGAGGGCATGGATGCCGACGACATCATGTACATGTGGGAAATTTTTCAACGATCCGGCAATATCGACATCTGGCGCTTCCAGAGCGTGGACGACATCGTCAAATCCTTCGAGCTCATGGGCAAGAAAGTGCCGCCGGAATGGACCGGCAAGGACGCCACCTATTCCACCGGCTGCACCAAGGAGATGGAGATTGCCGTGCAGATGCAGAAGCAGTATCCGGAAATGCAGCTGATCGGCCCGCCCTACGAGAAATTCCAGCGCCGCAAGGAGTACGGGGTCGGCAAGCTGTACGATCGCACCCTGGCCGGCAGCGAATGAGACGGACTGCCCGGAACGGTGAGCCGTTGACTGGCGCCTCTTTTGCCGTCTTGCGGCCCGCGCGTTTGCGGCAACGAAGGAACGATATTTTCAGTACACAACAATCAAGACGATGAACAACACGCAAGCCGTCAGTTTTCTGGATGCCACCTTGCGCAAGGTGTATCCGCAGGATTTTGAATACCGCCAGTTGGCCGAGGAACGCCTGGAGCAGCTGACCATGCCCCGTTGGGCCCTGGGCGATTTGCTGGATCTGGCCGTCGACCTGGCCGGCATGACCCGTTCACTGCGGCCGCCGGTAGCCCGCAAGAAGGTGGTGATCATGGTGGGCGATCACGGGGTGACCGCTGAGGGGGTGTCGAAATATCCGCCGGAGGTGACCGCCCAAATGGTGCGCAACTTCGTCCGTGGCGGGGCCGGGATCAATGCCTTGGCCCGCCAGGCAGGGGCCGGGGTGTGCGTGGTCGATGTCGGGGCCAGGGATGATTTTGCCGATCTGGTGCGGGAAGGTGCGATCATGGCCAAGAAAATTGGACATGGCACCGCCAACATGGTCTATGGCCCGGCCATGACCCGGACCCATGCGGTCATGGCGGTCGAGGCGGGAATCGAGGTGGCCAATGCTCTGGCCGCCGAGGTCGATGTCTTGGGCGCCGGCGAAATGGGTATCGGCAATACCACCCCGAGCACCGCCATCGCGGCGGTGTTCACCGGCAGGAAGGTGGCTGAGCTGACCGGTCGGGGCACCGGCATCGACGATATCCAGTTGGCCAATAAGATCGCGGTGATCGAAAAAGCCCTGACCCGCAACAAACCCAATGCCAAGGACGGCCTCGATGTGCTGGCCAAGGTCGGCGGTTTTGAGATCGGCGCCATTGCCGGCCTCATTCTCGGTGCGGCCGCCCACCGCAAGCCGGTGATTGTCGACGGGTTCATTTCCACCGCCGGGGCGATGATCGCTTCTAGCCTGGAACCCTTTGTCCGCGACTATCTGATCTGCGCCCATCGCAGCGCCGAACCGGGTCATGGGGCACTGCTGGATGCATTGCGGCTTCGGCCCCTGCTTGATCTCAACCTGCGCCTGGGCGAAGGGAGCGGGGCGGCCCTGGCCATGAATGTAGTGGAGGCGGCCGTGGCCATCCTCACGGAAATGGCCACCTTTGCCGAAGCCGGCGTAGCCGGACCCCGATAACCGGCGCTGCTACTGGGTATAAAAATTTGTACTTTGGTGAGGCTGAATCTTGACGATCGGGATGGTGTGTGCTATTTTACAATCTAGTCAATACCCATTCCCAAAAGTGGTGGAGCTATTATGAAGCGCATGGCATTCGGGATAACACTTTTTGCTGTACTGCTGCTGTTTGGCGACCGTCTCACCCATGCCAGCGAGGCCCAGGCAGCCCTGACAGGCCGGACTTCGGTCTATAGGTATGAGATACCGGAGAGCTTGAGCCCCGAGGAAAAAAACTGGTTCAAGACCTTCCAGGAAGGCAATTTTCTTTCCGAAGGCTGGCAGCAGATTTCCGCAGAAATAATGGCCAAGACCCCGCCCGAGCAACGTTCGGCGCAGAAAATCGCCTTGGACAATCTGGGGAGGAAAATCGGCATGGAATGGAGCCGGGCCAACGATGTCCGCAAGGTGGATTCGACCATGCTCCAGGAGTGGGGCGACATTCTGCGGACAACGGCCCGTAAGAATCCCCAGCAACTGGCCTCGGCCATTGCCTATATCGATCAGGAAGTCGACGCCGTTCTTGATTGATCCTCCTGCCCGCTGTTCCCGAGTCCTTCCTCGCTGACCTGCTCCACCCTGCACTGTAACGCTCCCCGGTGGAGCAGGACCTCCACGACCTCTCCCGTGCGGACCTGACCATAGCCGGTGACCACCCGTTGTTTTTTTTCGGTCGTCCGCACGATCGCGTAGCCCCGTTCCAGGGTGGCCAGGGGGCTGACCGCGTGCAACACGCCCGCGACCCTGGCAAATCGTTCCTCTTTGCCCTGATACTGGGTACGAATCGCTCGCAGGAGACGGATGCGCGCCTCGTTGAGCCGTTGCTCATAGAGATGGACCCGGCGGACCGGGTTTAATCGAGCCAGGGTGCGGGCGGCGTGGGCAAGCCGCTGGCCCCGGGCATCCAGCGTGGTGTGCAGCGACCGCTCCAACCGTGTCGTCAGCTGATCGAGCCGCAGCATCAGCCGTTCAAGGGGGTGACGCATGGATTCAAGCCGACGTCTGGCCACAAGCAAGCGCTGTGCCGCCCCCTCGGTTCGGCTCCGGAGGAGACGGCGCAGCCGCTCATCCTGCTGGTTGATGCGCACACGCAGGGCCGCGCTGTCCGGCGTCAGCAGTTCGGCCGCGGCGCTGGGTGTCGGTGCCCGTAGATCGGCGGCAAAATCCGCGATGGTGAAATCAATTTCATGGCCTACCGCGCTGACCACCGGCACGGCCGAACGACGGATGGCCCGGGCCAGGTGCTCGTCGTTGAAGGCCCACAGATCCTCGATCGACCCGCCTCCCCGGCAAAGGACGATCAGGTCGGTGGCCACCCGGGCATTGATCTCCTCCAGGGCGCGTATCATCTCGGCCGAGGCCTGTTCGCCCTGAACAGCCACCGGATAGACCGCTATTCGCACCATGGGGCAGCGCCGGTTGGCGATGTGGATGAAGTCATGCACCGCTGCCCCCCGGGGCGAGGTCACCAGGGTGATGTGGCCGGGAAAGCCGGGTGGGCGGCGTTTGCGGTGCTCGTCAAACAGCCCCTCGGTGGCCAGCCGTTGTTTCAGTTGCTCAAAGGCCAGCTGCAGGGCGCCCGCTCCCTGGTGATCGATGGTATCGACGATCAGCTGATATTCGCCTCGCGGTTCATAGACCGAGATCCGGCCGCGGCAGACCACATGATCTCCATCCTTGGGGAATCGGCTCAGGTAGCGTTGCTGCATTTTGAACAGCACCGCCCTGATCTGGGCGCCGCTGTCCTTGAGGGTGAAATAACAGTGACCCGAGTAGGGCTTGTGCAGGTTGGAAATCTCTCCGCCCACACTGATAAAGGGGTACTGGGCCTCCAGCAGGAGGCGGATGGACTCGTTGAGTTCGGACACAGTCAAGACACGGCGGTCATCCATGGCGGACTCCGTGCCGGCGTGCGAACAACCGGTCTGCTCGCGTCGAGGCCTGGGGCGGCCGCAGGGCTTTTTGCGTGTTCATCGTGGATTGGCTGATGCTTTTTTTTTTCGTCGGGGTATAATCGTGCACCTTGGCGGTGGAGGAGCATTCGAGCTGTTTACCAGTGTTGTCCGGCCACGCGCAACGGGTATTTTCCGGCTGGTCCCAGCTTGCATTTTTCTGTCCCGACATCACCTTTTCGCCGCACCATTTCACGGAGGAACACAACCGCATGACGGAACCAAGTGCCTTTGATTCCAACAACATCAAACTGCAACCCCTGCAACCCGTCGGCCTGATGGAGCAGTTCAATCTGCCGCCTAGGATGATTGCCTTTATCCGCCGCAATCAGCGGCCTATCTGGGGCGGGGTGATCGCGGTCGTTGTCCTGAGTCTGGGCATCGCCGCCTACAGTGCCTACCGCGACCATCGCGCCGCGCGGGCTGCCTCGGCCCTTGACGCTGCCATGATCGCTTCTGGCGACAAGCGCCAATTGCTGGAACAGGTGGTGCAGGATTACGGCGCCACCCCTTCGGCCCTGTGGGCGAAGATCGAGCTGGCTTTCCTGGAGGAACGCGAGGCCCAGCGGGCCAAGGCCATTGCCCGCCTGGAGGAGGTCAACGCCAGCCTCGCGGCCAGGTCCCTGCTCAAGCCCCTGATCCAGAACAAGCTGGCTGGACTGTACGAAAACGAAAAGCAGCTGGACAAGGCCATTGCCGCCTATACCGAGCTGGCGGCCAGGGAAGAGTTTGCCGCCGAGGCCTACAGGGCCTTGGGGCGGGTCAATGAGCAGTTGGGCAGGAAAGAGGAGGCCGCGGCCATGTATGACAAGTATCTCGAATTGGTCGGCGCGCAGCCGCCGGTGCAGGGGAAGACGGATCCGATTCGGGAAATGGTCCAATTCAGACGCAATCAATTGAACAAATAATGGACATCATCAACACCCCTCAGGAAATGTATGCCTGGTCCAGGGATCGGGCAATCTCGGGCAAGTGTGTCGGTCTGGTGCCGACCATGGGCTATTTTCACGAGGGCCATCTCAGCCTGATGCGCAGGGCGGGGACCCTGTGTGATCAGGTGGTGGTCAGCCTGTTCGTCAATCCCACCCAGTTCGGTCCCAATGAGGATCTGGACCGCTATCCCCGCGATTTTGAACGCGACATGGACATGGTCCGCCAGGAGAAGGTGGCCGCGGTCTTTGCCCCGACCCCGCAGCTGATGTATCCCCAGGGATTCCAGACCGAAATACGCGTCAAGGAGCTGGCGACCTATTTGTGCGGCAAAAGCCGGCCGGTCCACTTTGCCGGCGTGGTCACGGTGGTCACCAAGCTGCTCAACATCGTCCAGCCCGAGGTGGCGGTGTTCGGCGAGAAGGATTTTCAGCAGCTGGCGATCATTCGCCGTCTGGTGGCCGATCTCAATATTCCGGTGCGGATTGTCGGCCATCCGATCGTGCGCGAAGCCGACGGCCTGGCCATGAGTTCACGCAACGCCAACCTCGACCCGGCCAACCGGGCCGCGGCGCTCAGCCTGTCGACCGCCCTTGAGCTGGCACGGGCCCAGGCCGCCCGGGGGATGCGTTCGGTGGCCGAGCTGGCCCCGCTGCTGGAGCGGCATATTCATTCCTTTGCCGGCAATGTTATCGATTATGTCAGCTTTGTCGATTGCGACACCCTGGAGCCGATGAGTGAGATCAACGAGCGTACCGTGCTCGCCTTGGCCGTCCATGTCGCCGGCAAGACCGGCCAGGTGCGGCTGATCGACAACGGCTATCTTCTGCCGCGGGCAGAGGGCTAATCGTTCGCCAGCGGCGCCGCACGGCTTTGCCGATCTTTTTTCTACAACACTGCAAGAGGTAAATTGTGCCTGGTTTTGAAATTTTTGGAGCAGAAGAAAAACAGCAGGTTCTCGAGGTGCTGGACAGCGGCGTGCTGTTTCGCTACGAGTTTGCCGCCCAGCGGAACAATGTGTGGAAAGTACTGGAATTCGAACGGGCCTTTGCCGCCTATACCGGAGCCGCCCATGCCCAGGCGGTGACCTCCGGAACCGCGGCTCTCAAGGTCGCCCTGGCGGCGCTGGGCGTCGGTGCCGGGGACGAGGTGGTCACCCAGGGCTTCACCTTTGTCGCCACCTGGGAAGCGATCCTCGACTGTGGCGCCATCCCGGTGTTCACCGAGGTGGATTGGACCCTCAACATGGACCCGGCCGATCTGGAGAAGAAGATTACCCCCAGGACCAAGGCGATCATCCCGGTGCACATGATGGGTGCCCAGGCCCGAATTGGGGAAATCAAGGCCATTGCCGACCGCCACGCCATCCCGGTGATCGAGGATACGGCCCAGGCGGCCGGCGGCCGGCTGAACGGTCGCCACCTCGGCACCTTTGGCGCGGTGGGCACCTTTTCCTTTGACGCGGTCAAGACCATGACCACCGGCGAGGGCGGCATGTGCATCACCAATGATGCCGGCTTGTGGCAGCGGATGTCCGAGTACCACGACCACGGCCACGACCATGTGCCCAACCCCGGCGGCCGCGGCGGCGAAGGCCGGCCGTTCATCGGCTTCAACTACCGGATGATGGAAATTCAGGGGGCCATCGGTTTGGCCCAATTGGCCAAGCTGGACACCATTGTCGCGGAACAGAAGAAGAACAAACAGTTTTTCCAAGAGGCGGTGCGTGTGCTGCCTGGGGTTCGTTTTCGCGAGATCCTCGATCCCGAGGGCGATTCCGCCACCTTCCTCACCTTCATGCTGCCGGACAAGGAGCGGACCACGGCGGTCAACCAGGTACTGCGCGACCAGGGCGTGGGCGCGGTTCGCTGGAGCGAGAATGGCTGGCATTACTATCCCAACTGGGAGCATCTGCTCGAGGGCAAGACCTACTGCCAAGGGGGCTGGCCCTTCGCCGCCCATGGCAAACGGCGCATCGTCTACGACCCGCAGGCCCTCCCCCAGTCGGCCGCAATCCTCGAACGCACACTCACCTATCAGGTGCCGATCCTGCTGGCCGATGAACAGAAGGCCAAGATCGCCGCGGCCCTGCAACAGGCTGCCCGGATCTAACTTCTTTCAAGCCATTCCTCCCGATGGAACGCACCAGTGGGTGTTCCATCAGGAGGGCAGTGTTTCTTTCCCCGTCCCCACATAGACATCGAAACGCACCGCCTTGCCCTTGAGTGTATAGGAAGGGAGCCGGTCAGCGAGAAACGGTCCCTTGAGCGGTCGCTTGACCACCACCTTCCTGATTGCAAGGGCGAGAGCCGCCCGCAGCAGCTCTTCCGGAGGCTCGGTTTTTTGGTCAAGGAGCTGCAACAGACGCAGTTCCTGCTTGACCTTTGCTGTCTTGGTCCGCTGCGGAAACATGGGGTCCAGGTAGATCACCTCCGGCCGTTCGGTCAGCGTCGGCCAAAGGTCGAGAGCATTGGCTGCCCGCAGGCGGATTCGCGATGCGACCTCGCCTAGCCGGGGATCGGCTGCGGCCCGCTGCAAACCGTCCGCCAACAGGGCTGCGACCACGGGGTTGCACTCGAACATCCACACCCGAAAGCCGCTGGCGGCAAGGAGAAAGCCGTCCCGGCCAAGTCCGGCGGTGGCATCGATCAACAGCGGCTGAACAGTGTGGCGCACCTTGGCCGCCCGGACCAGCAGTTCGTCACCCGGCCGCGACACACGGCGGCGGGCAGCCGGGCTGGCAAAATCGACCCATAGGGCTCCGGGCAGCTCCGGGTCGCCGGGTTTGCACAGTTCCAGGTGATCGGAGGTGAACCGCAGCAGCAGATCGGCGGCCAAAGGCTCGCTGACCACCGGAACGCCGAGGGCTTCGGCCAGGACCTGGACACGGTTGGCCGAACTGTGCGGCTCGGCGAGCAGGGCCAGGGAGAGGGGCGAGACGGCCATGTATTTTCGTTGTAACCTGATGGATTGTTTGGTGATTGCCTTTTGTCCGGCCGCACTGTATCATGGCGCGCAGGAAAAGAACAAAAGAATGATGCTCTCTTGAGAGAAACTGCAGGAACGCCGATGAGCACAGTCGAGTCAAAGATTATCGCCATTATCCCCGCCCGTTATCAGTCAAACCGCTTTGAGGGCAAGCCGCTGGCCCTGATTGCCGGCAAGCCCATGATTCAACATGTGGTGGAGCGGGCCCAGCGGGTCACGCTGCTTTCCCGGGTGGTGGTGGCCACCGACGATGAACGCATCGCCCGGGCGGTCGAGGCCTTTGGCGGTTCCTGGGTGATGACCCGGCGCGACCATGCCACCGGCACCGATCGCCTGGCCGAGGCGGCCAGGCTGCTCGACATTGCCGACCAGGATGTGATTGTCAATATACAGGGGGATCAACCCCTGTTTTCCCCGGAAATTGTCGAGCAGGTGGCCCGGCCGCTGATCGACGATCCCTCCCTGCCCATGGCCACTCTGATCTACAAGATTGTCCGCCCGGAGGAAATCACCGATCCCAACCACGTCAAGACCGTGTTCGACTGTCACGGCAATGCCCTCTACTTTTCCCGCTCGCCCATCCCCTTCCAGCGCGATCCCGGCGACCGGGAACAGCCGACCTATTACAAGCATCTCGGTTTCTATGCCTATCGCAAAGGATTTCTGGTGACCTTTGTCGGTCTGCCCGAAGGTCAATGGGAGCGGTTTGAAAAATTGGAGCAATTGCGCGCCCTGGAGTTCGGCTATTCCATCCGGGTGGTGCTGACCGATCACGATTCGGTGGAGGTCGACACACCCAAGGATCTGCTCCGGGTGGAAGAGTTGTTGCAGGCGACGCGGTGATCCATTCCTTGCAGACGCTTCGAGGTACATGCTAGGCATGGCCGGAACGCGGCAGCTCAAGGCACAGCTGCAGTTTCTGACATCGCAGGGATTTTCCGTTCTTGATGTCCTGCCGGAAAAAAGCCTGGCGGAAAAGATTACCGCTCTGGTGCTCGACAGCGCCGCCGGCGGAATATCGCCGGTGGTTTCGGCGATATTCAACAAGCTCAGGCAGCAGATCGAATCGCTCGATTCGAGCACGACCAAGGTGGTGGTGTTCGGCGGCGGCACCGGACTGTCCAACATCATCGGCGGTGATTCCCGGCGGCTCGGGTGGGCGCGCGCGCCCTTCACCGGGTTGAAACAGGTGTTTCCCCTGGTCAGCTCGGTGGTTTGCGTCACCGACGACGGCGGCTCCACCGGCGAATTGCAAAAAGATGTTCCTCTGATAGCCTTGGGCGATCTCCGTCATGTGCTGATCGCCTCGATCCGGAGCGAAGCCCTCATCAAAGGATACGGACTCGATCCGGTCGGCGCCAGCCGCTGTGCCGCGGCCCTGCACGCTCTGTTCAACTACCGGTTCATTTCCCGGCCCGATTCGGCCGTGCAGCTGCTCCAGGATACGAACGCGGTCCTGGCCGACGTGCCGCAGCCGATGCTCGTGTATCTGAGGAAACTGACCTCGCTACTCTACACCGACGGGCGCCTGGCTCCCACCCTGCAACGGCCTCAGTGCCTGGGGAATCTTCTGCTGGCGGCGGCGATCTACAAGCAGCTTGATCCGGCACTGACCGCCACCCAGCTGCTGGCCTCGCATCAGGTGGTGCGCACCGCGACCATCCGTGGACTGGCCGAGCTGGCGGCCTGTCTGGGAGTCCGGCCCAATGCGGTCCTGCCCTGCACCACCACCCTGTCGCAGCTGCAGATGCTGTACGGCAACGGGGTGCTGGTCACGAGCGAGGATAAATCGGGCAAGGCGCGGCGCGGCTATCCGGTGGACCGGGTGCTGGTGGAGTTCAGTCGGCCGCCCTTTCTCCAACCCGAGGTGGTTCGGTTGGTGCAAGAGGCCGATATCATTCTCTTTGCTCCGGGAAGCCTGTACACCTCGATCATCCCTATTCTCCAGGTGCCCGGCCTGGCCGAGGCCATCCGCCGCAACCGTTCGGCCCTCAAGGTGCTGGTGGCCAACATCTGGGTGCAGAAGGGAGAGACCGATGTCGCCCGCGATGCGCCGGACCGCAAATTTTACGTCTCCGATCTGATCCGGGCCTATCATCGCAATATCCCCGGCGGTGTTCGCGACCTGTTTTCCCATGTGATCAGCCTCGACATGAGCGATATTCCCGGGTCCGTGCTGCAACGGTACGCCCTGGAAGACAAGGAGCCGATCTACATTGACCGCAACCGGGTCCGGTCGTTGGGATTCGGCTCCATCGAGGCCCGGGTGTTTTCCGAGGAGTTGCTGCGGCAGCGAGGGTCCATTCAGCACGATCCCGATGCCTTGGCCCGGGCGATCAAGGGACTGTGGGCCCTGCAGCAGGCCGGCTTCCTTGTTCCTCCGGCCGGCACGGAGGCTCTTCCCGCCGCTGACCTGGTTTTTCTTGGCGACCATCCGGTGCGGAGTGCGCCGTGCCTGCGCTACGACAGGATTCGCTCGCAACTGTATGCCCTCAGCACCGAGCTGATCCCGGCCGGTTCCCTGACCATGGTCAAGATGACCGAGATGGAACGCAAGTGGCTCCTGGACCGGGTGGTGGAAATCATCTGGCTCCATCCCGACATTCCTTTGGAACACTTACATTTTCTTCGGGGGATCACCCTGGTGGATCGGGGGGCCTGGAAACGCTGCCAAGAGTGGGACAACGTCTTTTCCTTTTACGATCCGCACGATCAGCGGATCAAGATTCGCCAGGACCAGGCGCAAAATCTCAACCGGTTCGAGATGGTCTTGCTCGTCGCCCTGGGGCAGTCGCTGCTGGGCAACTATGCGCAGGAAAAGCGCATGGACGACCTGATGGTGGACGGCGAGCCGGTGGGCCGGGTCTACCGGCTCAAGGTCAGGGAGCAAGAGCAGTTGAACAGCTTCCTGGAACCCGGCGACATCGACGCCTACTTGCGGCTTTCGCGGATGCACCGGATGCGGGGGGAGGAACGGCTGTATACCCGGGTGATCAACCCCGGTGAAGGTTTCACTCCGCCGGGGCTGTTTTTCGGCCTTTTTTATGCCTGGTACCTGGACAACCGTTTCGCGGCCAACATAGAATACAAGATGTCCATCATGCGCAATACCATTTCGGACCTTATCCCTGAACAGGTGCGGATCGTCGAACGTCGCCGGCGGACGATCGACTTTTTCCGCGAACGAATCTTCAGGCAACGATCTCCTCTTCTTTCCGGAAGAATGCCGTGACCAGTCCCGTGCTTGTTTTTCTGTGCGCATTGCTCGCCGTGTATGCCCTGGCCACGGTGGTCTATTACTTCGCAGTCCTGCGCCCCCGCCTGCGTCGACCCCGGGCCGCAGCGGCAATCTCCTCGGACGGCGTCGAGACGGCGGATCGGGCGGCGTTCGAGCGCGAGCAAACGCAGACCCTCGGCCCGGAAGTGGGCCGCGCCCTCGAAGAATGGCGCTATACCTTCGATGCCATTGTCGATCCCGTCCTCATTCTCAATACCGAGCTGCAGATCGTCAAGGCCAACAAAGCCGCCAGGCAACTGCTCTCGGTCAACGGTGCGGCCATCGAGGGCAAGACCTGCCATCGGCTGTTCGCCGGGTTGGACACCGTCTGCCCGCTGTGCCCGGCGCAGACCGTGCAGCACGAACGCAAACCGCACCGGCAGGAAATCACCCAGCGCTATCTCGGCCGGACCTTTGCCGTCTCCTGTTCTCCCCTGTTCCATGCGGACCGGATTGTCGGCTTTATTTATTCGGCCAAGGATATCAGCGTGCAGCGCAACCTGGAAAAACGTCTGGTGCATGCGCACAAGTTGGAATCCATCGCCACGCTTGCCGGTGGTATTGCTCATGATTTCAACAATATCCTCGGGGCCATCCTCGGCAATGCCGATCTGCTCCTGTATCGCCTGCCGGACAAGGAAGGAAGAGGCGAATCATCGATGGGGCCGCCCATCACCTACGAGGAGATCGGCGAGCATGTCCAGGCGATGCGCAGGGCCGGCAACCGGGCCAAGGATTTGGTCGCCCAGATCCTTGCCTTCAGCCGTCAGTCGACCAACCAGCGGCGCGGCCTGCTGATCGCTCCGGTGATCAAGGAATCCTGCCGCCTGTTGCGTGCCTCCCTGCCGGCAACCATTGAACTCAAGGTGGAAATCGCCGATACTGTGGGCATGATCTACGCCGATCCGGGACAGATGCAACAGGTGGTCATGCACCTGTGCACCAATGCCGCTCAGTCGCTGGAGAACAAGACGGGGACGATTGAAGTTTCTTTGCGGGAGATCGAAACCGGAAGGGCGGAACAGCTCCGCTACCACGATTTGATGCCGGGACGATATGTTGTCCTGACGGTCAGGGACACCGGCAAGGGCATGCCGCCGGAGATGCTGGAGCGGATCTTTGATCCTTTTTACACCACCCGCGAGGTGGGCGAGGGGTCGGGCATGGGGCTGGCCGTGCTTCATGGCATCATTGTTTCCCATGACGGGGTGATCGACGTCAAGTCAGAGGTGGGCAAGGGGTCGGTGTTTAGCGTCTTTTTCCCGCGGTTGCAGGACGTGGCGGGCGAGGAGGGAGAGCAGACAGTCGCCATGCCTCGCGGCACGGAAACCATCCTCTTTGTCGACGACGAGGAAGATATCGTCAGCATGCGCACCCGAATGCTTTCCTATCTGGGGTACCGCGTGCTGCCGGCAACCAGCCCGGAGCAGGCCCTGGGGTATTTCACCAGGGGCGAGGAACGTATCGATCTGTTGATCACCGATCATACCATGCCGAGGATGACCGGACTGCAGCTGGCGGCGGAAATCAATGCCCTGTATCCGGATTTGCCGATCATCCTCTGCTCGGGGTATAGTGAAGCGGTGACCCTGGAAGAAGCATTGGAGGCCGGGGTTCGCCGTTTCTTGGCCAAGCCGGTGGACATGCGGCTGCTGGCCCTG contains these protein-coding regions:
- a CDS encoding gluconeogenesis factor YvcK family protein — encoded protein: MAGTRQLKAQLQFLTSQGFSVLDVLPEKSLAEKITALVLDSAAGGISPVVSAIFNKLRQQIESLDSSTTKVVVFGGGTGLSNIIGGDSRRLGWARAPFTGLKQVFPLVSSVVCVTDDGGSTGELQKDVPLIALGDLRHVLIASIRSEALIKGYGLDPVGASRCAAALHALFNYRFISRPDSAVQLLQDTNAVLADVPQPMLVYLRKLTSLLYTDGRLAPTLQRPQCLGNLLLAAAIYKQLDPALTATQLLASHQVVRTATIRGLAELAACLGVRPNAVLPCTTTLSQLQMLYGNGVLVTSEDKSGKARRGYPVDRVLVEFSRPPFLQPEVVRLVQEADIILFAPGSLYTSIIPILQVPGLAEAIRRNRSALKVLVANIWVQKGETDVARDAPDRKFYVSDLIRAYHRNIPGGVRDLFSHVISLDMSDIPGSVLQRYALEDKEPIYIDRNRVRSLGFGSIEARVFSEELLRQRGSIQHDPDALARAIKGLWALQQAGFLVPPAGTEALPAADLVFLGDHPVRSAPCLRYDRIRSQLYALSTELIPAGSLTMVKMTEMERKWLLDRVVEIIWLHPDIPLEHLHFLRGITLVDRGAWKRCQEWDNVFSFYDPHDQRIKIRQDQAQNLNRFEMVLLVALGQSLLGNYAQEKRMDDLMVDGEPVGRVYRLKVREQEQLNSFLEPGDIDAYLRLSRMHRMRGEERLYTRVINPGEGFTPPGLFFGLFYAWYLDNRFAANIEYKMSIMRNTISDLIPEQVRIVERRRRTIDFFRERIFRQRSPLLSGRMP
- a CDS encoding DegT/DnrJ/EryC1/StrS family aminotransferase; this encodes MPGFEIFGAEEKQQVLEVLDSGVLFRYEFAAQRNNVWKVLEFERAFAAYTGAAHAQAVTSGTAALKVALAALGVGAGDEVVTQGFTFVATWEAILDCGAIPVFTEVDWTLNMDPADLEKKITPRTKAIIPVHMMGAQARIGEIKAIADRHAIPVIEDTAQAAGGRLNGRHLGTFGAVGTFSFDAVKTMTTGEGGMCITNDAGLWQRMSEYHDHGHDHVPNPGGRGGEGRPFIGFNYRMMEIQGAIGLAQLAKLDTIVAEQKKNKQFFQEAVRVLPGVRFREILDPEGDSATFLTFMLPDKERTTAVNQVLRDQGVGAVRWSENGWHYYPNWEHLLEGKTYCQGGWPFAAHGKRRIVYDPQALPQSAAILERTLTYQVPILLADEQKAKIAAALQQAARI
- a CDS encoding class I SAM-dependent methyltransferase produces the protein MAVSPLSLALLAEPHSSANRVQVLAEALGVPVVSEPLAADLLLRFTSDHLELCKPGDPELPGALWVDFASPAARRRVSRPGDELLVRAAKVRHTVQPLLIDATAGLGRDGFLLAASGFRVWMFECNPVVAALLADGLQRAAADPRLGEVASRIRLRAANALDLWPTLTERPEVIYLDPMFPQRTKTAKVKQELRLLQLLDQKTEPPEELLRAALALAIRKVVVKRPLKGPFLADRLPSYTLKGKAVRFDVYVGTGKETLPS
- a CDS encoding tetratricopeptide repeat protein → MTEPSAFDSNNIKLQPLQPVGLMEQFNLPPRMIAFIRRNQRPIWGGVIAVVVLSLGIAAYSAYRDHRAARAASALDAAMIASGDKRQLLEQVVQDYGATPSALWAKIELAFLEEREAQRAKAIARLEEVNASLAARSLLKPLIQNKLAGLYENEKQLDKAIAAYTELAAREEFAAEAYRALGRVNEQLGRKEEAAAMYDKYLELVGAQPPVQGKTDPIREMVQFRRNQLNK
- the cobT gene encoding nicotinate-nucleotide--dimethylbenzimidazole phosphoribosyltransferase, which produces MNNTQAVSFLDATLRKVYPQDFEYRQLAEERLEQLTMPRWALGDLLDLAVDLAGMTRSLRPPVARKKVVIMVGDHGVTAEGVSKYPPEVTAQMVRNFVRGGAGINALARQAGAGVCVVDVGARDDFADLVREGAIMAKKIGHGTANMVYGPAMTRTHAVMAVEAGIEVANALAAEVDVLGAGEMGIGNTTPSTAIAAVFTGRKVAELTGRGTGIDDIQLANKIAVIEKALTRNKPNAKDGLDVLAKVGGFEIGAIAGLILGAAAHRKPVIVDGFISTAGAMIASSLEPFVRDYLICAHRSAEPGHGALLDALRLRPLLDLNLRLGEGSGAALAMNVVEAAVAILTEMATFAEAGVAGPR
- the kdsB gene encoding 3-deoxy-manno-octulosonate cytidylyltransferase — translated: MSTVESKIIAIIPARYQSNRFEGKPLALIAGKPMIQHVVERAQRVTLLSRVVVATDDERIARAVEAFGGSWVMTRRDHATGTDRLAEAARLLDIADQDVIVNIQGDQPLFSPEIVEQVARPLIDDPSLPMATLIYKIVRPEEITDPNHVKTVFDCHGNALYFSRSPIPFQRDPGDREQPTYYKHLGFYAYRKGFLVTFVGLPEGQWERFEKLEQLRALEFGYSIRVVLTDHDSVEVDTPKDLLRVEELLQATR
- the panC gene encoding pantoate--beta-alanine ligase: MDIINTPQEMYAWSRDRAISGKCVGLVPTMGYFHEGHLSLMRRAGTLCDQVVVSLFVNPTQFGPNEDLDRYPRDFERDMDMVRQEKVAAVFAPTPQLMYPQGFQTEIRVKELATYLCGKSRPVHFAGVVTVVTKLLNIVQPEVAVFGEKDFQQLAIIRRLVADLNIPVRIVGHPIVREADGLAMSSRNANLDPANRAAALSLSTALELARAQAARGMRSVAELAPLLERHIHSFAGNVIDYVSFVDCDTLEPMSEINERTVLALAVHVAGKTGQVRLIDNGYLLPRAEG
- the xseA gene encoding exodeoxyribonuclease VII large subunit; the protein is MDDRRVLTVSELNESIRLLLEAQYPFISVGGEISNLHKPYSGHCYFTLKDSGAQIRAVLFKMQQRYLSRFPKDGDHVVCRGRISVYEPRGEYQLIVDTIDHQGAGALQLAFEQLKQRLATEGLFDEHRKRRPPGFPGHITLVTSPRGAAVHDFIHIANRRCPMVRIAVYPVAVQGEQASAEMIRALEEINARVATDLIVLCRGGGSIEDLWAFNDEHLARAIRRSAVPVVSAVGHEIDFTIADFAADLRAPTPSAAAELLTPDSAALRVRINQQDERLRRLLRSRTEGAAQRLLVARRRLESMRHPLERLMLRLDQLTTRLERSLHTTLDARGQRLAHAARTLARLNPVRRVHLYEQRLNEARIRLLRAIRTQYQGKEERFARVAGVLHAVSPLATLERGYAIVRTTEKKQRVVTGYGQVRTGEVVEVLLHRGALQCRVEQVSEEGLGNSGQEDQSRTASTS